GGCCAAGATTGCCATGGAGTCGCTGTGCCGCTATTTCGCCGTAGCTCTGGCGAAACGCGGGATAACAGTAAATGCCATCAGCCCCGGCTGGATCGAGGACAGCGTCTTGAACACCCTGCCGCAAGAGGTGCAGAAGGCTATTCGCACATGGCACGAAGGGGGGTGGACACCGATGGGACGGCTGGGGACGCCGGGGGACATTGGAAACGCCGTCGCACTCCTCTGCTCGGAAGAAGCGAGCTGGATTACAGGCCAGCTCATCGCTGTGGACGGTGGAGCCTCACTGATGGACCCGGGCCTCCCGCTCGAGATCCAGCGAGGATAGCGGTGAGCGTTGATTTCGAGCCGATCAGTCGTGCTCGCCAGAGTTGCCACTGAGCGCAGCCTGAAACTCCATTACCTGAAATAGGCGAGTATCAAGCTCGGAGGATATCCGTGGAGACCGGTTTGGCTTCCGGACGGCGCTTGGCTTTTTCGAGGCTTTCCCGGACGTTCATCAGAAGCAGCAGGGTATTGAGGATGGCGGCTTTGATGTGGTCGGCGAGCGGGTAGCCGGCCGTCGCAGCAGCCGCCAGCTTGCTGCCTACACCGCCGAGGTGTTGTTCGATTTCGGCTCTCCGCTCGGCACTGAGTTCCCCTTGTACCAGTTCCCGGCGGAGCGCATCGCAGCCTCGCTCGGAGTGGCGGATGAAATGGCGCAAGCAGAGCCCCTCGGCCTCGAGCTCCCGGGGAACTCTTCCATCACAAGGAGTGTCCTGACACTTCAGTGCCATCCGACGGACCTAGGGCTGGTTGCTGGGGCTGGAGTAATCTCATTGTGCCACGCTTTGAGTTCTTGTCCAGTACCAATTTGGTATAGACCAGCCTGTCGTTGGCCGCCCGGCTTTCTCCTGAGGGGCGCTTAGCTGACCGCCAAACCCAAACCGGCTGGCTCGAAGCCTAACGATAACCATTTCTGTATCAGTAGGTTAGGCTCTGCGGCGGTAGAAGTTGGCCCGCCCATCGGCGACGTTGGCGATGTAGCGACCGGCCAGACTGAATTGCATGATCCGTAACCCCTGGCGGGCCATGGCCGCCCAACGGGAGGTCGTATTGGGATTCTGCTCGATTCCGACGAGCTTCTGACTTTCGCATTCAAAGTTCACAACCCGCAATCGGCTCCGGCCTGTCTTGCCGACCGGAAAATTCCTTCCGCCGAGCTTGACTGTGTTCTGGCCTTCCACGAGCACCTGACGCCAGACCGAGATCAAGGCCTCGGCAAGTTCTGAGTCGTCCACAGAAGCTACCATGATCGCACCTGCATAAGCTGCGTGGCGACGGGCGTTAGCCCGACAACCTTCAGCTTGGCAGAATCCAAGATTGCGACTAGCATCATGGAGCTGGACGGGCGGCATTATAACAACCGCCGCTCAGCCGGAACAACGGTTTGAGGCGAGGTTGCTGATCCTGCCGAAGCTGCGATACGGGCTCGCCGTCAAGGAGGCCGGAATGGGAAGGGCATATCGCTTCATGGCAGTCATACCGGGTTGTTTGTTTCTTCTTTCAAGCATATTCGTTTCCGGCCAGGCGCCACCAGCGCCCCAGCGGCCGGCGCCTCCTCGCTGGCCACCGGGGATCGAACAACCGGAAGAACCGGCGGGCCCTCCCCTCAAAGCCATTCTCAAGAGCCAGCACGAGCAAGTGAAAAAGGACGCGGATCACCTCTTGCAGCTCGCCACTGAACTGAAGGCCGAGGTGGACAAAACCAACAGCGAAATCCTCTCTCTCAAGCTGGTCAGGAAGGCGGAGGAGATCGAGAAGCTAGCCAAGAAAATTCAGAACCGCATGAAAGGCTGAAGTGCCGGCGCTAAATGAACAGCGGCGCCATCACCAGTGTGATGGTGCTGAGCAGTTTGATCAGGACGTGGAGCGAAGGCCCGGCGGTGTCCTTGAAGGGGTCGCCGACAGTGTCGCCTACAACGGCCGCTTTGTGCGCATCCGAGCGCTTGCCGCCGAGCTGGCCCGTCTCAATAAACTTCTTGGCGTTGTCCCAGGCGCCGCCACCGTTGTTCATCAGGGTCGCCAGCAGGATGCCGCCGATGGTGCCTACCATGAGCAAGGCTGCTACCGATTCTGCGCCCGTGTTTTCCCCCGGCGACGAACTCAGATATTTGAAGAGGAAACCCACGGCAACGGGCACGCCGACCGCCAGCAGGCCCGGAACCACCATGGCCTTGAGGGCGCCGACGGTGACGATGTCCACGCACTTGCCGTAGTCGGGCTTGACGGTGCCTTCCATGATGCCCTTATTTTCGCGGAACTGGCGCCGGACTTCCTCGATGACGCAATAGGCTGTTTTGCCCACCGCCTTGATGGCGAACGAGCTGAACAGGAAGATAAGAGCGGCGCCTATGAGCGCCCCGACAAAGACGGGGACCTTGCCGATGTCCACCACGTGGAAGCGCTGGCCGGTCAGGTGGGTGACCTCATCCAGATAGGCGGAGAAGAGCAAGAAGGCGGCGAGCGCTGCGCTGCCGATGGCGTAGCCTTTGGTCAACGCTTTGGTTGTGTTGCCGACTGAGTCCAAGCGGTCCGTGCGCCGGCGAACATCTTCCGGCGCGCCGCTCATCTCAATAATTCCGCCGGCGTTGTCGGTGATGGGTCCAAAGGTATCCATCGCCAGAATGTAAGCCGCCGTCGAAAGCATGCCCATGGTGGCAATGGCAGTGCCGTAAAGACCGGCGCCAGCGTTGCCGGGCAAGCCGCGCTGGCCGAAATAGTAGGAAAGCAAAATGGCAGCCGAGATGGTGATGACGGGCAGGGCGGTGCATTCCAGGGCTACCGCAAAGCCGGTAATGATGTTGGTTGCCGGGCCGGTGATCGAGGCTTTGGCGATCGAGAGCACCGGGCGGTAGCGATATTCGGTGTAATACTGCGTGATCCAGACGAACAGAAAGCTGGTGACAATGCCCACGATGCCGGCAGCAAAGAACCAGAGGTTGTCCTGAAGCATGGTTCGCACGGCCACGTAGAAACCGGCCATGGCCAGCACCGTGGTTACCAGGTAGCCTCGGTTCAAAGCCTGCATCGGATCCTCGCCCTGCTCTTTCGTGCGCACTACCAGCACCGCGACAATCGAAGCGATCAAGCCGAAGGCGCGGGCCACCAGGGGGAAAAAGATGCCCTTGATGCCGAAGACGGGAAAGAGGGCAATGCCGATAATCATCGCGCCGATGTTCTCTGCGGCAGTAGACTCAAAAAGGTCGGCGCCGCGGCCGGCACAGTCGCCCACGTTGTCTCCCACCAGGTCGGCGATGACCGCCGGATTGCGCGGGTCGTCCTCCGGTATGCCGGCTTCGATCTTGCCCACCAAATCGGCGCCGACGTCGGCCGCCTTGGTGTAAATGCCGCCGCCGAGCTGGGCGAAGAGCGCCACAAAGCTCGCGCCAAAGCCAAAGCCGACGATGTGAAGCGGAACCTCCTGGGGATGCTCCAGGCCGCCGAAAAAGTAGAACAGCCCGCCCACTCCCAGCAGGGAAAGGGCAACGACCGCCAGACCGTTCACCGCGCCGCCGCGCAACGCAAGCTGCAAGGCCCGGTTCAGGCTGGTGCGAGCTGCCGCCGCCGCGCGAAGATTGGCGCGTATGGACACAAACATGCCGCAGTAGCCGGCGATTCCCGAACAGAGCGCGCCGAACAGAAACGCCACCACCGTCCGCCACGCCAGCGTCATGCCCTTGCTGCGCAGGTAGAAGGCAAAAAGGATGACGGCGACCACCCCGCTCAGCAGGGCGATGGTCGAATATTGGCGGCGGAGAAACGCCTCGGCCCCCTCTTTGATGGCCGCGGCAATCTCCTGCATGCCCGGCGTCCCCGTATCCGCCCTCAGGACTTGCCGCGCGAATAACACCGCAACGATCAGCGATAGCACGCTCACGCTCATAATGAAGGTGAGTGGCCAGAACGAGATCATGGGACTCCTCCTGCCGACGCTCGAGGCGGGATTCTTTCTTTAGGATAGCTGACGAGGCCGCTGGGCAAACCGAGGTTTATAGCAGGAAAATCGAACGGCGGTCAAGGCGGACGGATTTTTCATTGTCAGTGGCGCGCTGCCCGGCTACAATAGCCGCTTTTTGAGACTGGAAAGAGTTTCCTGAATGAACCACCAACCGGCTTGGATCAAGTGGCTGATTGCTTCGTTCGGCGGGCCAGGCGGGCTCTTTATCATCACCTTCCTGGATTCTTCCATTCTTTCCTTTCCCCTGTTTACCGACCTGTTCATCGTTTACGCTTCCGCTTCCGAGCCTTCCCGCATGGTCTTCTATGCGGGCTTGGCGACGCTGGGTTCCCTGGCGGGGTGCCTGTGGCTTTACTACCTGGCGCGCAAAGGCGGCGAGCTTTTTTTGCGGAAACGAGCCTCCGGACCGCAGATCGAAAAAATTCGCGGCTGGTACGAGCGGAATGAGTTCTTGACGATCGGGATACCGGCTGTCTTGCCCCCGCCCGCACCCTTCAAGGTATTTGTGATCGCCGCCGGGGTATTTCGCCTCCGCGTTTCATCGTTCGCGGTCACGCTTTTGGTCGCTCGCGGCGCCCGCTACTTTCTGGAAGGCTAC
This window of the Candidatus Acidiferrales bacterium genome carries:
- a CDS encoding sodium-translocating pyrophosphatase; protein product: MISFWPLTFIMSVSVLSLIVAVLFARQVLRADTGTPGMQEIAAAIKEGAEAFLRRQYSTIALLSGVVAVILFAFYLRSKGMTLAWRTVVAFLFGALCSGIAGYCGMFVSIRANLRAAAAARTSLNRALQLALRGGAVNGLAVVALSLLGVGGLFYFFGGLEHPQEVPLHIVGFGFGASFVALFAQLGGGIYTKAADVGADLVGKIEAGIPEDDPRNPAVIADLVGDNVGDCAGRGADLFESTAAENIGAMIIGIALFPVFGIKGIFFPLVARAFGLIASIVAVLVVRTKEQGEDPMQALNRGYLVTTVLAMAGFYVAVRTMLQDNLWFFAAGIVGIVTSFLFVWITQYYTEYRYRPVLSIAKASITGPATNIITGFAVALECTALPVITISAAILLSYYFGQRGLPGNAGAGLYGTAIATMGMLSTAAYILAMDTFGPITDNAGGIIEMSGAPEDVRRRTDRLDSVGNTTKALTKGYAIGSAALAAFLLFSAYLDEVTHLTGQRFHVVDIGKVPVFVGALIGAALIFLFSSFAIKAVGKTAYCVIEEVRRQFRENKGIMEGTVKPDYGKCVDIVTVGALKAMVVPGLLAVGVPVAVGFLFKYLSSSPGENTGAESVAALLMVGTIGGILLATLMNNGGGAWDNAKKFIETGQLGGKRSDAHKAAVVGDTVGDPFKDTAGPSLHVLIKLLSTITLVMAPLFI
- a CDS encoding VTT domain-containing protein; this translates as MNHQPAWIKWLIASFGGPGGLFIITFLDSSILSFPLFTDLFIVYASASEPSRMVFYAGLATLGSLAGCLWLYYLARKGGELFLRKRASGPQIEKIRGWYERNEFLTIGIPAVLPPPAPFKVFVIAAGVFRLRVSSFAVTLLVARGARYFLEGYLAVRFGRSALDYLRQNKALVGLALLAFMLAAYLISRLWQRRRSGGL